GACATAAAAACTGGAAggcttggccgggtgcagtggctcaagtctgtaatcccagcactttgggaggccgagacggacggatcacgaggtcaggagatcgagaccatcctggctaacacagtgaaaccccgtctctactaaaaaatacaaaaaactagccgggcgaggtggcgggcgcctgtagtcccagctactcgggaggctgaggcaggagaatggcatgaacccgggaggcggagcttgcagtgagctgagatccggccactgtactccagcctgggcgacagagcgagactctgtctcaaaaaaaaaaaaaaaaaaaaaaaaaaaaaactggaaggcTCAAAGTCCAAAACAGGTAAGTttttgactgggcgcagtggctcacacctgtaatcctagcactttgggcagactggatgaggcaggcagattgctgagctcaggagttcgagaccagcctgggcaacatggtgaaactccgtctctactaaaatacaaaaaattagcccagtatggcagcgtgtgcctgtagtcccagctatttgggaggctgaggcaggagaattgcttgaaccaggaggcagaggttgcagtgagccgagatcacatcactgcactccagcctgggtgacagagcaagactccatctccaaaaaataaaatataaaaaaagagagataagttTTACTATGTAAGAACTGAAAACTTCTATTAAGCAAAAATATCAAACAATTTTGGGGTACTTTCATGAGGGACCATTCTTACGACATTTATAATCAGcaattaatttaacatttttatgactAGAATGATACCAAGGTCCCTGAAGGTCATATATTCTGTTCATTGCTGCACCCTTCTTAGGGtgtacagtgcctggtacatagagCGTCTCCtatactaaaaagaaaacaaaacagaaacagtccaattgaaaaataggcaaaggggctgggcacagtttCTCACgctggtaatctcagcactttgggaggccagggtgggtggatcacctgaggtcaggagttcgagaccagcctggccaacatggtgaaaccccatctctactaaaaatacaaaaattagccgggcgtggtggttggcacctgtaatcccaactactcagggggctgagacaggagaatcacttgaacctgggaggcagaggttgtggtgagccaagatcgcaccactgcactccagcctgggcgacagaggaagagtccatctcaaaaaaaggaaaataggcaAAGGAAAACCATGGACACACAAAAAAGTGgccaataaacacagaaaaagatgttcaaacttaaaactcaaaaatgcaaatcaaaacaaaactctgTGATCTATAAGACTGGCAAAGCTTAACAAGTGTAAACCCGTTCAACTTTTTGGAGGTTAACTCaattctcttaaaattttaagtgtgaATATTACTTCACCATCAATTCTAATAATGAGAATTTAGCTTACAGaaacaaatgtataaatgtaaagaaataatttcatcgCACTCTAAGATTAtgaaaaacatggaatcaatGCAACTGTCCACGAGGATTAAATTATGGAACATCTACACAACGCAGTAATATAAAAGGCTTCAAGACTAACTGGTTTAAAGAAAAATCCATGTGTGGGAGAAAAAAGTAGGACTCTTATTAGCAAGGATAATGGACAGCAAGTGTGAGCTTGGAGTCTGGGGAAGAATAAGGGAAAAGTGCATACCAGACAGACAGACTGACAGCTGTTCATCATCCACTGGAGAGGCTTTCTGACTGTCCTTTCCACCTCCTACTTGATTTTCTAGTTTGAGTCCACTGCACACCAGGGGAGCCTCCAGTGGACTTTTACAGTAAGGGTGGTCCAGCAACTCAGAACTAAGAATGTTCTGCTTGAGAGATCCATCCTCCTCCATCTGGTATGAGTTCTCACTGTGAACAGCCTTTTGGGACACAGGCCCATCTACACTACTCACAGATGTATCTGCTCCAGACACTGACAGTTTTACTCCATCATCACTAAGAGAACTTGTCCGATTTTCCTGACCCAGagtcataatttctttttcagtttctgaaaCGAACATGGTATTAGAATGATGTTCTGGTAAGGGGATGTCATGAATCAGCTCTGTACACTCCCACTTAGGAGAAGCACAAGATGACTGGTCCCAGGCATGTGTGGCACTGCCATTCTGTTGGTCAGGGAATGCTTCGTCTAAACTAAGCTCTTTGCCCAAGAAAGGGCTTCCTTTAGTGTGGCCATCAGGCACATGAGAGTTCGTCCCCTTCACCACAGCATTGCTGTCCATATCTGGAAAGTACGGCTGATGCCGACAAGAAGGGTCTTTAGGTTCTGGGGAAGGAAATGGGCTGCCACTGCCACCCTCACCGTTCTCCCTAAGGGTCTCTTGATGGTCCCCAGTGACCTTCTGTACCCAGCTTCGCTGGGCTTTTCTTAGCTTGCAAACTTTGCTTTTggttctgaagtgctgggatctGAGAATCCTGTACCGAAATCTAATCATGGATAATTTCTCATACATCATAAGAGGAGATAATTTGATTCTTCTATGTCGGTTAAGTTGGAACTGCTTTGGAATCAAGGGTCCCCCATTCCTGTGGTGCTCCGGCCCTTGGCAGCAGCCGTAACAAAAGCCCTTTCTCTTGTGGTTGCTCAAGGTGACCACAATCGCGCCACTCTCCCCTGGACTTTGGCTCTCCCCATTGAACTTCATGGGAAAGTCAGAAGCCTGTGGGTCTGTCCTAGGTCTGTGACCATTGGCCTGACCTAAAGCACTATTGGATGGAAAGTCAGTAACTGTCTTCAAGAGATTTTTCTCTCTGCAGTATTCATGGTCAGAATTCTTTGCTGATGACAACAACTTCTCTGCTTGGAGTCTCAGGAGAGTCCTTGAGGAGGAAACGAAGTGTTTAGTGTCCTTTCTTTTCACTGGAGAGGACAGAGTGCTAGCATGTGGAGTATCCACACTGAACTTGGTCTTAGCACAAGGGGGTTCATCCTTGACCCATGTTTTCTGGATCTGAAGGGCTTTCTTTCCACCCTGGAAATGTCTCAACTGTCTATTCCTAGTAATTGGCCTTCCCAGCTTAGCTTTCAGAATGCACAAGTGTTGgtgaaaataaaacttcttaAAGCCTCCAAACCCAGTGTTCCATTTCTCAGAAAAGGCTAAGTGGATTCCTTTCCTCCATAgaattttcctctgttttttcattttcctgatgcaTAATGAGATCTGGATGCAGCtgtaaagaagagaaggaagttaTATTTCTATCTAAAAATAAGGTCATGAAGACATATTCACAGTAATTAGGgtagaaaattgaaaacaaaaaaaagagtacatataCTTCAATTTAGACTATTAGACACAATGAAATCTTACCTGACCAAGGTTTTCATCACAATGAAAACTGAGAGGAGGGAGGACATGAGTACTCTAACAAGAAGCCATTTGCTGTACACCTGcctctaagaaaaataaacttaagagTCATTTTAGaccaagcacagtgactcacacctgcaatcccagcactctgggaagccaaggtgggaggattgcttgagccctgtaatcctcactcctataatcccagctactgggtaggctgaggcaggagaactgcttgaacccgggaggcagaggttgcactgagctgagatcgtgccacagcactccagcctgggcgacaaaagggaaactccgtctcaaaaaaaaaaaaaaaaaaaaaaaaaaaaagtgatttctgtAACCTCAGTGTGATTTGGAGAGGGAACTGAGGTAAACATGTGTTCagtcctccattttttttttccccagagaaaaCGTGTACACAGAAAGATAATACAGCACTTCTGAGTAAATTGTTAGCAAGTTGAAATTAGAATATTGGCTTCTGATTCGGTCTAGTGCTTCTTCCACTCTACCTGCAGTGGCTGGTGCGTTTCTTTCTAGACTAAAGAGCCTTCACTAATATTAGATCTTATTAAATCCTGAGGGGAAGTTATCATTTGGTTTTAACTGTCATTCATTTCCATCTACTGTCTCTAGAGTGTGTTTCTgcagtatatgtgtgtatgcttgtgttggttcttttttcttatattcaCTTGAGATCCAGAACCATCAATGGGTGAGAGCATTTGATAAAGTGCTGTCCTTGCATGGCTACCCAGAGAGTCTTTGACTGGTAACAAAGGAGCCTGGCCTCCCTCTTGAGATGTTGACATCATATGTATTTACTAAATATCTACTGGCACATGACTATACAGAGCAAAAGTACCtgctctttcttttaaaaatttgctgtacagcctgtagtcccagctactcgggaggcttaggcaggagaatggcgtgaaccccggaggcggagcttgcagtgagttgagatcgcgccactgcactccagcctgggcaacagagcgagactccgtctcaaaaaaaaaaatttgctgtacaaaacaaattattttgctATGAGCAAATTATAATTAAGTCAATATAGAATCAGTCTTAAGTGGTATTTggtctcctctcccttccctgtccttcatttcacaaataagaatacagggccaggcgtggtggcccatgcctgtaatcccagcactttgggaggccgaggcagatggattacctgaggtcaggagttcgagaccagcctggccaacatggtgaaaccccatctctactaaaaacacaaaaataattagccaggcatgatgatgggtgcctgtaatctcagctacttgggaggctgaagtaggagaattgcttgaacctgggaggtggaggttgcagtaagccaagattgcaccactgcactggagcctgggagacaagagtgaaactctgtttcaaaaaaaaaagaagctacagGACCTCACAAAGCAGAAAGGCTCAGAAGTGGAGGCAACATATACCTATGAAAGTCAGGAGTATGGGTGGTGCTGAAAAGGCAGGGCTGGCTCAAAGTCTGAATAAGAAGCAGTGAAACTCCTAGATACCATCTCCTACCCCGGCAGATAATGAAAGTTTCACTTTTTGTGGTGGATGACCCAGGATAGTCCAGTATGTCATGTACAGCTGAGCACAGAGCCAGGAGGATAAATGAGTTTATACCGTGAATTCCCCTCCAGGCCCTTCCCTACTCAGCTTCCATAAGACTAGCAAGAAGCTCTATACCCACAGGAAGGTGACCAGTCCCTGGGGGAAAACAGATCATTCAGGGAGAAAAAACCTACAGATGGTGATACCTGGagctgtctcaacaaaacaagtCTGAACAATTACTCTATAGGATGGCCTCAAGTTTAAGAAGCAATTAGACTTCAGATCCCCACTTAACTCCACATGGCAGTCAAGTGACCCTCCCCTACCCGAGACTGGAAGTTTATCCTTTAGAAAGAGTAAAatggaaggccaggcacggtggctcacgcctgtaatcccagcactttgggaggccgaggtgggcggatcatgaggtcaggagattgagaccatcctgcctaacacagtgaaaccccgtctctaccaaaaatacaaaaaaaaaaaaaaaatttgccgggcatggtggcgggtgcctgtagtccaagctgctcgggaggctgaggcaggcgcaatcttggcttactgcaacctcccctcccaggttccagcaattctcctacctcagcctcccaagtagctgagattacaggcacccatcatcgtgcctggctaattatttttgtatttttagtagagacggggtttcaccatgttggccagggtggtctcgaactcctgacctcaggtaatccatctgcctcggcctcccaaagtgctgggattacaggcatgggccaccacgcctccctgaacccgggaggcagagattgcagtgagccgagattgcaccactgcactccagcctgggcgacagagcaagactctgtctcaaaagaaaagaaaaaaaaaaaagaaagaaagagtaaaatggAAAGTCTGCAGACAGAGGGACTCCAGGCATAGTTTGAAGATGGAATTATATACTGCATATGAGACTCCAAACACACTTTGCCACTCATCTCCCAGAATGCTAGCAGTCTGTCTTACCCATACAAGCAGACTGAAGATTCTTTTCTGGAGACTGTAACTAgtccacaaacacacacacacacacaaatccataAAGATAAAGACATTACCCCCACAAAATGGCTCAGCATAGCCCACAGTGTACCCCAAAGTTGACATGTCTCACCATGTGTTAAGAGTTCCCAAGCAGTTTCTTAGTGGTCATTCTTAAAAACAACTAGatgggctgggcgaggtggctcacgcctgtaatcccaacactttgggagaccaaggtaggcagatcacttgaggtcaggagttcgagaccagcctggccaacatggcaaaaccccatctctattaaaaatacaaaaattaggccgggcacggtggctcaagcctgtaatcccagcactttgggaggccgagacaggcagatcacgaggtcgggagattgagaccatcctggctaacacggtgaaaccccgtctctactaaaaaaatacaaaaaatggccgggcgcagtgactcaagcctgtaatcccagcactttgggaggccaagatgggcggatcacgaggtcaggagatcgagaccatcctggctaacacggtgaaaccccgtctctactaaaaatacaaaaaactagccgggcgaggtggcgggcgcctgtagtcccagctactcgggaggctgaggcaggagaatggcgtgaacccgggaggcNNNNNNNNNNNNNNNNNNNNNNNNNNNNNNNNNNNNNNNNNNNNNNNNNNNNNNNNNNNNNNNNNNNNNNNNNNNNNNNNNNNNNNNNNNNNNNNNNNNNNNNNNNNNNNNNNNNNNNNNNNNNNNNNNNNNNNNNNNNNNNNNNNNNNNNNNNNNNNNNNNNNNNNNNNNNNNNNNNNNNNNNNNNNNNNNNNNNNNNNNNNNNNNNNNNNNNNNNNNNNNNNNNNNNNNNNNNNNNNNNNNNNNNNNNNNNNNNNNNNNNNNNNNNNNNNNNNNNNNaaaaaaaaaaaaaaaaatacaaaaattagctgggcatgctggtatgtgcctataatcccagctacttgggaggctgaggcacaggaattgcttgaacctgggaggcagaggttgtggtgagctgagattgcaccactgcactctagcctgggtgactcagcgagactccatctcaaaaaaataaaaaaataaaaaaataaaggatgaCCAAGAATCACCAGACTTCTAGGGATAAAAACAGaccaaaagaaacagataaaagtaAAACCTATATATAGATTAGTTAACTTTTATAAACTAacagggaggggagaaaagggagCTATTGCTTAATGGGCACAGAATctcagtttgggaagataaaaagGTTCTGGAGacggatggtggtgatggttgcacagcaatgCGAATGTACTTTAATGCCAATgaactgtacacctaaaaatggttaaaacagtaaattttatgttacgtatattttaccacaattaaaaaaaaaaagagggagccgagtgtggtggctcacacctataatcccagcactttgggaggccaagacaggcggattgcttgaggtcagagttcaagaccaacctggccaacagggtgaaaccctgaccctactaaaaatacaaaaaaaattagccaggtgtggtggcacgtgcttataatcccagcaactcgggaggctgagacacgagaattgcttgaacctgggaggtgaaggctgcagtgaactgagattgagccactgtactccagcctccagcctgggtgacagagcaagactctgtctcaaaaaaaaaaaaaaaaagcaccgaATACTATCttcaaagaagcaaaagcaaatattatatccatcaaaaaaaaagaacagggtattattctttttcaaaaggaatggtcaaaaacaagaaaggggtcttgaaaattaaaaataagggcAGAAACTAAAAACTCAACAGAAAGcttggaagttaaaaaaaaataataaatgaacaaaatgaaaagataactgttaaactagaaaaaaatattttcaacatgtaTCATAAAGGCCTAATATTCCTAACATAGATAGAACTCTTAAATTAAGGGATAACTGAAAAAGCGCCTAatggaaaataggaaaaatacatAAGGAGACAATTTacaaataaagctttttaaatatttcttaagcttAAGAAAGATGTCCAACTTCATTTATAAGGCAATtggcaaaaattataacacattCTCTTGGTGGGGAAGAGGGGCCTTTCCACACTTTGTTAGGAGGACTACAAATTGTTCCAATCTTTTTGGAGAGTAATCTGGTAACATTTAATAACTACAAAAGCATTTACCTTCtaatccagcaaccccactttAAGGAATTTACCCTGAAGACATGCCTACaataatacaaatatacacatgtaCAAGGCTATTCATTGCAACActgtttataatagaaaaaataacaacCACCGGCAGGGAAtcgtggctcagcctgtaatcctgcactttgggaggctgaggtgggtggatggcttgagcccaggagtttgagaccactctgggcaacatggtgaaaccccgtctctactaaaaatacaaaaattagccaggcatggtggcacgtgcctgtaatccagctacttgggaggctgaggcagaagaattgcttgaacctgggaggcggaggttgcagtgagcggagatcgcaccagcgaactccagcctgggggacaagagcaaaactccacctccaaaaaaaataaaataaaataactggctAATACTCTTCAATCACGTCAATCAAAGTCCTGAAAGACAAGGACAGACTGAACTGTCCTAGAATGAAACACTGAGATTAAGGAGATGACAATTAAGAAAGGTGTAATCCTGGCTTGAGTCTCagttcagaaaaagaaatgtgacaaTTGACAAAATTGGAATAAGGTGTGTAGATCAGTTAGCAGTATTCTCTCAATGTTAATTGCCTGGCCTTGACAATGTGCTGTAATTCTGTAACATTGgagaggccaggtacagtggtgaaCACATATAgacccacctacttgggaggtggaggcagaaggattgtttgaacccaagagttcaagatcagcctgggcaacatagcaagactctgtcttcttAAAAACTGAAGcaaggtcgggcgcagtggctcatgcctgtgatcccagcactttaggaagcaggggtgggtggatcaactaaggtcaggagttcgagaccagcctggccaacatagagaaaccccatctctaccaaaaatacaaaaattagccgggcgtggtgacatgaacctgtaatcccagctactcaggaggcagaggcaggagaatcacttgaacccaggaggcaaaagttgcagtgagccgagatcatgccactgcactccagcctgggcaacagagcaaggccatgtcttcaaacaaacaaacaaacaaacaaaaaactgaaacaaaacatcAGAACAAAGCTAGGTGAAACATATAGAAAAGCTGtaatattttgcaattatttttggtaaatttgAAGTGATTTCGAAGTTAAAAGTGAAAcactgaaacatttaaaattttgagcaATCTCCCAGAAAGTACCACAAAATGACAGACTGAAACTAACATAACTACTAACAAAAAACGTTTACAGAGATGtaagttatcaaaatatttacCTCCCATGCATCCTTCTTAGAGAGTCACAGGAGGAGGTACTCTGGCAAATAAGAGAGTAAGTCAAGAAGACACAGGATGCACGAAATGAGATCCAAAACAAGGGTCAGGCAAAGAGAATACTAAAGATAACAGTAAAAATAGATGCAGAATGACAATGTGCCTCAAGTCTGGAGGGCCACCAATCCAGAAGGGAGCAGTCAAAAGTCGGTCAAAAGGCTCCAAGAATGTGATATCGATAGAATTTCTAAAATGTATGAGTGCAAATAAAGGAGATACAGACAACCAGAAGAGAGTCTGCAGTTAGCAGTAGGTACAGACAACACTAAACAAAAGATAAAGACAATTAACTTCAGGGACAACAGAAATATGTACAAGAAAGGGAAAACAGTGGTTGTAAACCTTGGTGT
This window of the Theropithecus gelada isolate Dixy chromosome 2, Tgel_1.0, whole genome shotgun sequence genome carries:
- the SENP5 gene encoding sentrin-specific protease 5 isoform X2, with the translated sequence MKKQRKILWRKGIHLAFSEKWNTGFGGFKKFYFHQHLCILKAKLGRPITRNRQLRHFQGGKKALQIQKTWVKDEPPCAKTKFSVDTPHASTLSSPVKRKDTKHFVSSSRTLLRLQAEKLLSSAKNSDHEYCREKNLLKTVTDFPSNSALGQANGHRPRTDPQASDFPMKFNGESQSPGESGAIVVTLSNHKRKGFCYGCCQGPEHHRNGGPLIPKQFQLNRHRRIKLSPLMMYEKLSMIRFRYRILRSQHFRTKSKVCKLRKAQRSWVQKVTGDHQETLRENGEGGSGSPFPSPEPKDPSCRHQPYFPDMDSNAVVKGTNSHVPDGHTKGSPFLGKELSLDEAFPDQQNGSATHAWDQSSCASPKWECTELIHDIPLPEHHSNTMFVSETEKEIMTLGQENRTSSLSDDGVKLSVSGADTSVSSVDGPVSQKAVHSENSYQMEEDGSLKQNILSSELLDHPYCKSPLEAPLVCSGLKLENQVGGGKDSQKASPVDDEQLSVCLSGFLDEVMKKYGSLVPLSEKEVLGRLKDVFNEDFSNRKPFINREITNYRARHQKCNFRIFYNKHMLDMDDLATLDGQNWLNDQVINMYGELIMDAVPDKVHFFNSFFHRQLVTKGYNGVKRWTKKNIRKYLLTEAREKNRPEFLQGWQTAVTKCIPQQKNDSDCGVFVLQYCKCLALEQPFQFSQEDMPRVRKRIYKELCECRLMD
- the SENP5 gene encoding sentrin-specific protease 5 isoform X1; protein product: MKKQRKILWRKGIHLAFSEKWNTGFGGFKKFYFHQHLCILKAKLGRPITRNRQLRHFQGGKKALQIQKTWVKDEPPCAKTKFSVDTPHASTLSSPVKRKDTKHFVSSSRTLLRLQAEKLLSSAKNSDHEYCREKNLLKTVTDFPSNSALGQANGHRPRTDPQASDFPMKFNGESQSPGESGAIVVTLSNHKRKGFCYGCCQGPEHHRNGGPLIPKQFQLNRHRRIKLSPLMMYEKLSMIRFRYRILRSQHFRTKSKVCKLRKAQRSWVQKVTGDHQETLRENGEGGSGSPFPSPEPKDPSCRHQPYFPDMDSNAVVKGTNSHVPDGHTKGSPFLGKELSLDEAFPDQQNGSATHAWDQSSCASPKWECTELIHDIPLPEHHSNTMFVSETEKEIMTLGQENRTSSLSDDGVKLSVSGADTSVSSVDGPVSQKAVHSENSYQMEEDGSLKQNILSSELLDHPYCKSPLEAPLVCSGLKLENQVGGGKDSQKASPVDDEQLSVCLSGFLDEVMKKYGSLVPLSEKEVLGRLKDVFNEDFSNRKPFINREITNYRARHQKCNFRIFYNKHMLDMDDLATLDGQNWLNDQVINMYGELIMDAVPDKVHFFNSFFHRQLVTKGYNGVKRWTKKVDLFKKSLLLIPIHLEVHWSLITVTLSNRIISFYDSQGIHFKFCVENIRKYLLTEAREKNRPEFLQGWQTAVTKCIPQQKNDSDCGVFVLQYCKCLALEQPFQFSQEDMPRVRKRIYKELCECRLMD